From a region of the Streptomyces sp. B21-083 genome:
- a CDS encoding roadblock/LC7 domain-containing protein: MSQAAQNLNWLITNFVDNTPGVSHTVVVSADGLLLAMSEGFPRDRADQLAAVASGLTSLTAGASRIFEGGTVAQTVVEMERGFLFLMSVSDGSSLAVLSHPDCDIGLVGYEMALLVDRAGAVLTPDLRAELQGSLLH, translated from the coding sequence ATGAGCCAGGCGGCACAGAACCTCAACTGGTTGATAACCAACTTCGTGGACAACACCCCAGGTGTGTCCCACACAGTCGTCGTGTCCGCCGACGGCCTCCTTCTGGCCATGTCGGAGGGCTTCCCACGGGACCGCGCCGATCAGCTCGCCGCCGTCGCCTCCGGGCTCACGTCGCTCACCGCGGGTGCCTCGCGCATCTTCGAGGGCGGCACGGTGGCTCAGACGGTCGTCGAGATGGAGCGGGGCTTCCTCTTCCTCATGTCCGTCTCGGACGGATCGTCGTTGGCGGTCCTCTCCCACCCGGACTGCGACATCGGCCTTGTCGGCTACGAGATGGCGCTCCTGGTCGACCGGGCGGGCGCAGTGCTCACCCCGGACCTACGTGCCGAACTACAGGGCAGTCTGCTCCACTGA